One genomic segment of Leptotrichia sp. oral taxon 215 str. W9775 includes these proteins:
- a CDS encoding cation-translocating P-type ATPase, which translates to MWFTKSQEEVLKELNVDPKTGLTTEEVNKRLEKYGQNKLKGKPKKSLLQLFVGQLQDVLIYVLIGAAVINIIAHGLEGVTDAIIILAVVVINAVVGVVQESKAEKALEALQQMTTPKSAVRRNGEVVEINSEDLVPGDIIIIDAGRFIPADIRLIESANLQIEESALTGESVPSEKNANFITEDAKIPVGDKENMAFMSTMATYGRGEGVVVATAMETEIGKIAKILDEDENTLTPLQVKLDKLGKTLGYMAMVICGLIFVIGLLQGRNWIDMLMTAISLAVAAIPEGLVAIVAIVLSMGVTRMSKINAIVRKLPAVETLGAVNIICSDKTGTLTQNKMTVVKIYTPDNLREVPSEGRDFEANRDEKELIRSFVLCSDASIDSGQDIGDPTEVALVVLGDRFNLEKNTLNTEYKRVGEFPFDSDRKLMSTLNEEEGKYRVHTKGAIDNILVKSDRVLVNGNIVPLTQEMKDKILKAAEEMSDSALRVLGVAFKDTDDMISAEEMEKNLVVVGIVGMIDPPRTEVKDSIIEAKKAGITPIMITGDHKNTAVAIAKELGIATDISQSLTGAEIDEIPDEQFAKEINKYRVFARVSPEHKVKIVKAFKEQGNIVSMTGDGVNDAPSLKFADIGVAMGITGTDVSKGASDMILTDDNFTTIVHAIEEGRNIYNNIKKTIMFLLSCNLGEVICVFIATMFNWPSPLLPIQLLWLNLVTDTLPAISLGVDPGDKDVMKRKPRDPKESFFAEGAGYRAAIAGVLIGALTLAAFYIGVKEHGFAVSEVINNESKEALNAMTYGRTMAFIVLTVSQLFYSLTMRNSKKTIFEVGFFKNKVLILSIIVGIVLQVGLTSIPGIAQIFKVTQLSFTDWDIVIIFALIPFLVNEGIKVVTRRKK; encoded by the coding sequence ATGTGGTTTACAAAATCACAGGAAGAAGTACTGAAAGAGCTGAATGTAGATCCTAAAACAGGACTGACGACAGAAGAAGTAAATAAAAGACTTGAAAAATATGGACAGAATAAATTAAAGGGGAAACCTAAAAAGAGTTTATTACAGCTGTTTGTAGGGCAGCTTCAGGATGTACTTATTTATGTGTTAATAGGTGCGGCAGTAATAAACATAATAGCTCATGGGCTTGAAGGAGTTACTGATGCTATAATTATACTTGCAGTTGTAGTTATAAATGCAGTTGTAGGGGTAGTTCAGGAGTCAAAGGCTGAAAAGGCACTGGAAGCATTACAGCAAATGACGACACCTAAAAGTGCCGTAAGACGTAATGGGGAAGTTGTAGAAATAAATTCAGAAGATTTAGTTCCTGGAGATATAATAATAATTGATGCAGGGCGTTTTATACCAGCTGATATAAGACTTATAGAAAGTGCAAATTTACAGATAGAGGAATCTGCATTAACAGGGGAATCAGTTCCTAGTGAGAAAAATGCCAACTTTATTACAGAAGATGCTAAAATACCTGTAGGAGATAAGGAAAATATGGCGTTTATGTCTACAATGGCTACTTATGGAAGAGGAGAAGGAGTTGTTGTAGCAACTGCAATGGAGACAGAAATTGGTAAAATAGCTAAAATACTTGATGAAGATGAAAACACACTTACTCCATTACAGGTAAAGCTTGATAAGCTTGGGAAAACATTGGGATACATGGCAATGGTAATTTGTGGACTTATATTTGTAATAGGACTTTTACAGGGAAGAAACTGGATAGATATGCTAATGACAGCAATAAGTCTAGCTGTTGCTGCAATACCTGAAGGGCTTGTAGCAATAGTTGCAATAGTTCTTTCAATGGGAGTAACAAGAATGTCGAAAATAAATGCCATTGTAAGAAAACTTCCAGCTGTAGAAACTCTCGGAGCTGTAAATATAATCTGCTCAGACAAGACGGGAACATTAACGCAGAATAAAATGACAGTTGTAAAAATCTATACTCCTGACAATCTGAGAGAAGTTCCGTCAGAAGGCAGAGATTTTGAAGCAAACAGGGATGAAAAAGAACTGATAAGATCATTTGTACTGTGTTCAGATGCTTCAATTGATAGTGGACAGGATATAGGAGATCCGACAGAAGTTGCATTAGTTGTACTAGGAGATAGGTTCAATCTTGAAAAGAATACATTGAATACAGAATATAAAAGAGTAGGAGAATTTCCTTTTGACTCAGACAGAAAATTAATGTCTACATTGAATGAAGAGGAAGGGAAATACAGAGTTCATACTAAAGGAGCTATTGACAATATTCTTGTTAAGTCTGACAGAGTACTTGTAAATGGTAACATTGTTCCTTTAACTCAGGAAATGAAAGATAAGATATTAAAAGCTGCAGAAGAAATGTCTGACTCTGCTTTAAGGGTTTTAGGAGTAGCATTTAAGGATACAGATGATATGATTTCTGCAGAAGAAATGGAAAAAAATCTTGTTGTAGTAGGAATTGTCGGAATGATAGATCCTCCGAGAACAGAAGTTAAGGATTCGATTATAGAGGCTAAAAAAGCAGGAATAACTCCGATTATGATAACAGGAGACCATAAAAATACTGCTGTTGCCATTGCAAAGGAACTTGGAATAGCAACAGATATAAGTCAAAGCTTAACTGGAGCAGAAATAGATGAAATTCCGGATGAACAGTTTGCAAAGGAAATTAACAAATATAGAGTTTTTGCAAGGGTTTCTCCTGAGCATAAAGTTAAGATAGTAAAAGCATTTAAGGAACAGGGAAATATAGTTTCCATGACAGGAGACGGAGTAAATGATGCACCATCATTAAAATTTGCTGATATAGGTGTAGCAATGGGAATAACAGGAACTGACGTTTCAAAAGGTGCAAGTGACATGATTCTTACAGATGATAACTTTACTACTATTGTTCATGCAATAGAAGAAGGAAGAAATATCTACAATAATATTAAAAAGACAATAATGTTCCTTCTTTCATGTAATCTTGGAGAAGTAATATGTGTGTTTATTGCAACAATGTTTAACTGGCCTTCACCTTTACTTCCAATACAACTGTTATGGCTTAACCTTGTAACTGATACATTGCCTGCGATTTCACTTGGAGTAGATCCTGGAGATAAGGATGTTATGAAAAGAAAGCCAAGAGATCCTAAAGAAAGCTTTTTTGCAGAAGGTGCAGGATATAGGGCGGCAATAGCAGGAGTACTTATTGGAGCTTTAACTTTAGCGGCATTTTATATTGGTGTAAAGGAACATGGATTTGCAGTCAGCGAAGTAATCAATAATGAAAGTAAAGAAGCTTTAAATGCAATGACATATGGAAGAACAATGGCGTTTATAGTGCTTACTGTATCTCAGTTGTTCTATTCACTGACAATGAGAAATAGTAAAAAAACAATATTTGAAGTTGGATTCTTTAAAAATAAAGTTTTAATTTTATCAATCATAGTTGGAATAGTTTTACAGGTAGGATTAACATCGATACCTGGAATTGCCCAAATATTCAAAGTTACGCAGTTATCGTTTACTGATTGGGATATAGTAATTATATTTGCTTTAATACCGTTCTTAGTAAATGAAGGGATAAAAGTTGTTACAAGAAGAAAAAAATAA